From the Flavobacterium galactosidilyticum genome, one window contains:
- a CDS encoding TetR/AcrR family transcriptional regulator translates to MKEKIINKASDMFLKLGFKSVTMDDIAGEMSISKKTIYKYFCNKELLIEESTATVHKEIHEIINTIISKNYNAIEENFEIRKMFKEMFKSSDNSPVYQLKKHYPEIYQTVMDREINECNTTFEQNIIKGIQQGLYRENINVKNYIQFYYNLVFTIRENISSEKEGQKIELEVLEYHTRAMATPAGIIELENQLLNYTI, encoded by the coding sequence ATGAAAGAAAAAATTATAAATAAAGCAAGCGATATGTTTTTAAAACTAGGTTTTAAAAGTGTAACGATGGATGATATTGCGGGAGAAATGAGTATTTCAAAAAAAACAATTTATAAATATTTTTGCAATAAAGAGTTGCTTATTGAAGAGAGCACCGCAACAGTTCACAAGGAAATACATGAAATTATTAATACTATAATTTCTAAAAACTACAATGCCATCGAAGAGAATTTTGAAATTAGAAAAATGTTTAAAGAGATGTTTAAATCATCCGACAATTCTCCAGTTTATCAATTAAAAAAACACTATCCCGAAATATACCAAACAGTAATGGATAGGGAAATAAATGAATGTAACACCACATTTGAACAAAATATAATAAAAGGGATCCAACAGGGATTATATCGAGAAAACATAAATGTCAAAAACTATATTCAATTTTATTACAATCTTGTCTTCACCATTAGAGAAAACATAAGTTCTGAAAAAGAAGGCCAAAAAATTGAACTAGAAGTTTTAGAATATCACACCAGAGCCATGGCAACTCCCGCTGGAATAATCGAATTAGAAAATCAATTACTTAACTACACTATATAA
- a CDS encoding YceI family protein: protein MCFDCPTIAKPRTGINDFNGDQKAAFEVTGKINRKDFGLTFNSFNQTGGLALGQDIKLIANLEFSV, encoded by the coding sequence TTGTGCTTCGATTGCCCCACCATCGCAAAGCCCCGAACCGGTATCAATGACTTTAATGGTGATCAAAAGGCAGCTTTTGAAGTTACAGGAAAAATTAATAGAAAAGACTTTGGCCTTACCTTTAATTCTTTCAATCAAACTGGTGGTTTAGCGCTAGGTCAAGATATTAAACTGATTGCTAATTTAGAATTTAGCGTATAG
- a CDS encoding DMT family transporter has product MKYLFLSLAIVLEVVGSSFMKASDGFSKLLPTAITIVAYIACFFFLSQALKSIPLGIAYAIWGGLGIVLTAIISVVVFKQSLDIPAIIGIILIVTGVIVMNFFSKSAAH; this is encoded by the coding sequence ATGAAATATTTATTTTTATCATTAGCAATCGTACTTGAAGTTGTAGGTTCGAGCTTTATGAAAGCATCAGACGGTTTTTCAAAATTATTGCCAACAGCGATAACAATTGTGGCATATATTGCTTGCTTTTTCTTTTTGTCGCAAGCTTTAAAATCCATTCCTTTGGGAATAGCTTATGCAATTTGGGGTGGTTTAGGAATTGTCTTGACAGCTATAATTTCGGTTGTGGTATTTAAGCAATCGTTAGACATTCCAGCAATTATTGGAATTATTTTAATTGTGACAGGAGTTATCGTAATGAATTTTTTCTCAAAATCAGCAGCACACTAA
- a CDS encoding Crp/Fnr family transcriptional regulator translates to MNPLIKQLKKYGNLTSEIETELNEKIKSLIKQKGDFLLKEGQIVSNLFVIEKGLVRSFYNINEREINVWFGFESGILGSVMPLFFSQPSIENIQFLEDTTLYYISSNDLESFYKSSQEMNTIGRKMAEEYCKILEERSFLLQTHTAEQHYHWLLKNQPEALQRISLGHIASYLGISQETLSRIRKK, encoded by the coding sequence ATGAACCCTCTCATAAAACAACTTAAAAAATACGGAAATCTGACCTCTGAAATCGAAACAGAACTTAACGAAAAAATTAAAAGTCTGATAAAACAAAAAGGCGATTTTTTGCTCAAAGAAGGACAAATTGTTTCAAATTTATTCGTAATTGAAAAAGGGCTTGTTCGTTCGTTTTATAATATCAATGAAAGAGAAATTAATGTTTGGTTTGGTTTTGAGAGCGGAATTTTAGGTTCAGTAATGCCATTATTTTTTAGCCAACCTTCAATTGAAAACATTCAGTTTTTAGAAGACACCACTTTATATTATATCTCAAGCAATGACCTTGAAAGTTTCTACAAATCATCGCAGGAAATGAATACGATTGGTAGAAAAATGGCAGAAGAATATTGCAAAATTTTAGAGGAACGTTCTTTTTTATTACAAACACATACCGCAGAACAGCATTATCATTGGCTTTTGAAAAACCAACCCGAAGCTTTGCAAAGAATTTCTTTAGGACATATTGCTTCTTATTTGGGTATTTCGCAAGAAACATTGAGCCGTATTAGAAAGAAATAA
- a CDS encoding YceI family protein, translating to MKTKWTIDSSQSDVLIKMRHSIIAYLAGTINKFNGHIDIENNEIADASIEFSLDVNNKDAKLEQMDSHLKMNDLFDVNEYPIIQFKSTSFEKINKNINFLKGNLTIKNVTKAVELDAEFIVSGKHKPTPYKE from the coding sequence ATGAAAACGAAATGGACAATTGATTCCAGTCAATCTGATGTTCTTATTAAAATGAGACATTCAATAATAGCTTATTTAGCAGGAACAATAAATAAATTCAACGGTCATATTGACATTGAAAATAATGAGATAGCAGATGCTTCCATCGAATTTTCATTAGATGTAAATAACAAAGACGCAAAATTGGAACAAATGGATTCTCATTTGAAAATGAATGACTTATTTGATGTGAATGAATATCCAATTATTCAGTTTAAGTCAACATCATTCGAGAAAATAAATAAAAACATCAATTTCCTGAAAGGTAATTTAACGATCAAAAACGTAACTAAAGCAGTTGAGCTTGATGCAGAGTTTATAGTTAGCGGCAAGCATAAACCAACACCGTACAAAGAATGA
- a CDS encoding polyprenyl synthetase family protein produces the protein MHTISQYQKFLADYLQSQYESKEPKNLYEPIHYILDLGGKRIRPVLTLMAAEIFDADYKKALPAALAVEVFHNFSLVHDDIMDDAPLRRGKETVHEKWDLNTGILSGDAMLILAYQYFEQYEPAVFRDLAKLFSKTALEVCEGQQWDVDFEKRNDVTIPEYLKMIQYKTAVLVAAAMKMGAIIAETTVENADLIYDFGLNLGLAFQLQDDYLDAFGNPETFGKQVGGDIIENKKTYLYLKAMAFSSEKDAMELTHLFSIHPEDSSDKIEVVKELFNSSGAAKATQDAIHDFTFLAFQTLDKMKISADKKEMLRNFGENLMGRKV, from the coding sequence ATGCATACCATTTCTCAGTATCAAAAATTTCTTGCCGATTATTTACAGTCACAATATGAATCGAAAGAGCCTAAAAATTTGTATGAACCCATTCATTATATTTTAGATTTAGGAGGCAAGCGAATTCGTCCAGTATTGACTTTAATGGCAGCCGAAATTTTTGATGCCGATTATAAAAAAGCATTGCCAGCTGCGCTAGCGGTTGAAGTTTTTCATAACTTTTCGCTGGTTCATGATGATATTATGGATGATGCGCCACTGCGAAGAGGGAAAGAAACGGTGCATGAAAAATGGGATCTAAACACGGGTATTCTCTCTGGTGATGCAATGTTAATATTGGCTTATCAGTATTTTGAGCAATACGAACCAGCTGTTTTTAGAGACTTAGCTAAGTTATTTAGTAAAACAGCACTGGAAGTTTGTGAAGGTCAACAATGGGATGTTGATTTTGAAAAACGCAATGATGTTACCATTCCGGAATACTTGAAGATGATTCAGTACAAGACTGCTGTTCTAGTTGCTGCGGCAATGAAAATGGGCGCTATTATCGCAGAAACGACCGTAGAGAACGCTGATTTAATTTATGATTTTGGATTAAATCTTGGTTTGGCTTTTCAATTACAGGATGATTATCTAGACGCTTTTGGTAATCCAGAAACCTTTGGTAAACAAGTTGGCGGAGACATTATTGAAAATAAAAAAACGTATTTGTACTTAAAAGCTATGGCTTTTTCTAGTGAAAAAGACGCGATGGAGTTAACGCACTTATTTTCTATTCATCCAGAAGATAGCTCCGATAAAATAGAGGTTGTAAAAGAGCTTTTTAACAGTTCAGGTGCTGCCAAAGCTACTCAAGATGCTATACATGATTTTACTTTTCTAGCTTTTCAAACTTTGGACAAAATGAAAATTAGTGCCGATAAAAAAGAGATGTTGAGAAATTTTGGCGAGAACTTAATGGGAAGAAAAGTTTAA
- a CDS encoding glycosyltransferase family 29 protein, giving the protein MKKKLVFVGNKPPMRETLANEIDSFDYVMRINRMNYVGHTGNRIDGLCLEANDAFKYEFKGGENKKSIKNAGQILMRPFWHSKFSNWDEYLTEEQYKNIELIEDRFAINETGFERLTTSILLLGYLLNSHWNDEYDIYITCLDVENRALLIDNFPIWNWHKGSGLYEQRFLMDKLKNKQIFRLEDE; this is encoded by the coding sequence ATGAAAAAAAAACTAGTGTTTGTAGGTAATAAACCACCTATGCGAGAAACATTGGCCAATGAAATAGATTCATTCGATTATGTTATGCGCATCAACCGAATGAATTATGTGGGTCATACTGGAAATAGAATTGATGGCCTGTGTTTAGAGGCAAATGATGCATTTAAGTATGAATTTAAAGGAGGTGAAAACAAAAAATCCATAAAAAATGCAGGTCAGATTCTTATGAGACCTTTCTGGCACAGCAAATTCTCAAATTGGGACGAGTATTTAACCGAAGAGCAATATAAAAACATTGAGTTAATTGAAGATCGATTTGCTATAAATGAAACAGGATTTGAACGTTTAACTACATCTATTTTGTTATTAGGCTATTTACTAAATTCACATTGGAATGATGAGTATGATATTTATATAACTTGTCTGGATGTAGAAAATCGCGCGTTGTTAATCGACAATTTCCCTATTTGGAATTGGCATAAGGGTTCAGGTTTGTATGAACAACGCTTTTTAATGGATAAATTAAAAAACAAACAAATATTCAGGCTAGAGGATGAATGA
- a CDS encoding glycosyltransferase family 2 protein has protein sequence MPQTTVLIPTYNCAKYIVPAIKSVLAQKYADYELLIIDDGSTDTTEEIVSKISDSRIVYLKNSCNKGIVYTLNKGIEMAKGEYIARMDADDIVLGNRLQAQTDFLTKNPDYGIVGGWYQVTNENGKIIDTVEGVTDYGSAQLGLLFRNQFTHSAVTMRTDLAKQLKYDPEFQYCEDYDLWVRFAEVSKVANLPAYYLSYRWYSENSCNRKQKELKQAILNLLSRELDKIEVEHTAEELMLHAGVCFGMAPKLFKNEEKINGLNQWYDKVFASEVLIQRYDEEWLLDFRKNILGKYCGIY, from the coding sequence ATGCCACAAACAACCGTACTTATTCCTACTTACAATTGCGCAAAATATATAGTACCAGCCATAAAAAGTGTTCTTGCCCAGAAATATGCTGACTATGAATTGTTAATCATTGATGATGGCAGTACCGATACTACGGAGGAAATTGTTTCTAAAATATCGGATAGTCGCATTGTTTACCTTAAAAACAGTTGCAATAAAGGCATTGTATATACTTTAAACAAAGGTATTGAGATGGCAAAAGGTGAATACATTGCCCGAATGGATGCCGATGATATTGTTCTAGGAAACCGTTTGCAGGCGCAAACCGATTTTCTTACTAAGAACCCTGATTATGGGATTGTTGGCGGCTGGTATCAGGTGACTAATGAGAATGGAAAAATAATTGATACCGTAGAAGGTGTCACAGACTACGGCAGCGCACAATTGGGACTGTTATTTCGCAATCAGTTTACTCATTCTGCCGTTACCATGCGTACTGATTTAGCAAAGCAATTAAAGTACGATCCTGAGTTTCAATATTGTGAAGATTATGATCTTTGGGTGCGTTTTGCAGAAGTTAGCAAAGTCGCTAATTTGCCAGCTTATTATCTCAGTTATCGCTGGTATAGTGAGAATAGTTGTAATCGTAAACAAAAAGAATTAAAACAAGCTATTTTAAATTTATTATCACGTGAGTTAGATAAAATAGAAGTGGAGCATACGGCTGAAGAGTTGATGTTGCATGCTGGGGTTTGTTTTGGTATGGCGCCTAAGCTGTTTAAAAATGAAGAAAAAATAAATGGACTAAATCAATGGTACGATAAGGTTTTTGCTTCAGAAGTTTTGATTCAACGATATGATGAGGAATGGTTACTAGATTTTAGAAAAAATATTTTAGGAAAGTATTGCGGGATATATTAA
- a CDS encoding 2-oxoglutarate dehydrogenase E1 component, with protein MDRFSFLNAAHTEFFAQLYDQYLENPDSVEPSWRSFFQGFDFGMTTYNEESKVEQIANFASNNSDCSLVSDKLQKEFNVLKLIDGYRSRGHLFTKTNPVRERRASSPTLAIENFGLSSADLNTVFDAAKAIHIAPCTLKEIILHLDSIYCQHIGVEYMYIRNPEVKEWIQKKLGVNDNQPAFSTDEKKSILNKLNQAVSFENFLHTKYVGQKRFSLEGGESVIPALDALIEKAAEKGVEHFVMGMAHRGRLNVLANIFGKSTQDIFGEFDGKDYDQEYFDGDVKYHLGLTAEKVTKSGKNININLAPNPSHLETVGAVIEGITRAKQDRYFPNDFSKVLPIAVHGDAAIAGQGILYEIVQMAQLDGYKTGGTIHIVINNQVGFTTNYIDARSSKYCTDVAKVTLSPVLHVNADDAEAVVHAMSFALDYRMQFGRDVFIDLLGYRKYGHNEGDEPRFTQPVLYKLIAKHENPRDIYADKLLAAGVIDATYVKGLEVEYKSNLEVNLEESRKKDLTIITPFMQNEWQGFTRVSNDGMLEKFDTSYTKEGLTAVANAVCNLPSDKKFINKIQKLINDRKTMFFDTNKLDWGMAEHLAYGSLLQEGYDVRISGQDVERGTFSHRHAVVKVEDSEEEVTLINSLEGKKGKFNIFNSLLSEYGVLGFDYGYALANPNTLTIWEAQFGDFSNGAQIMIDQYISCGEDKWNNQNGIVLLLPHGYEGQGAEHSSARMERYLQLCARHNMYVADCTTPANFFHLLRRQMKTTFRKPLVVFTPKSLLRDPRCVSPIEDFTQGTFQETFDDETVNKAEVKTLVFCTGKFYYDIVAEREINGRNDVAVVRIEQLFPLPVEQLKAIVAKYPNADDYVWAQEEPKNMGAYSYMLMNFDLVKWRLASLKAYAAPAAGSYTRAKRRHADAIQMVFDKDLFR; from the coding sequence ATGGATAGGTTTTCATTTTTAAACGCAGCACACACCGAATTTTTCGCACAGTTATACGATCAATATTTAGAAAATCCAGATAGCGTTGAGCCTAGTTGGAGAAGTTTTTTTCAAGGTTTCGATTTTGGAATGACGACTTACAATGAGGAGAGCAAAGTGGAACAAATTGCAAATTTTGCTTCAAACAACTCAGATTGCAGTTTGGTTTCTGATAAACTTCAAAAAGAATTCAATGTATTGAAATTAATTGATGGATATCGTTCTCGCGGCCATTTGTTTACTAAAACGAATCCCGTTAGAGAAAGACGCGCTTCATCACCAACACTTGCTATTGAAAACTTCGGACTTTCGTCTGCAGATTTAAATACCGTTTTTGATGCCGCAAAGGCAATTCACATTGCGCCTTGTACACTTAAGGAAATCATCTTACACTTAGATTCAATATATTGTCAGCATATAGGGGTTGAATATATGTATATTCGTAATCCGGAGGTAAAAGAATGGATCCAAAAGAAATTAGGTGTTAATGATAACCAACCTGCATTTTCAACGGATGAAAAAAAATCAATTCTGAATAAATTAAACCAAGCCGTTTCTTTTGAAAACTTTTTGCATACAAAATATGTAGGTCAAAAACGTTTTTCTCTTGAAGGTGGGGAGTCTGTAATTCCTGCTCTGGATGCTTTAATCGAAAAAGCGGCAGAAAAAGGAGTGGAACACTTTGTTATGGGAATGGCGCACCGTGGTCGTTTGAATGTTTTAGCGAATATCTTCGGAAAATCGACTCAGGATATTTTTGGAGAATTTGACGGTAAAGACTACGATCAAGAATATTTTGATGGTGATGTAAAATACCACTTAGGACTTACGGCTGAAAAAGTGACTAAGTCTGGAAAAAATATAAATATTAATTTAGCTCCAAATCCTTCACATCTTGAAACAGTAGGTGCTGTTATTGAGGGAATCACAAGAGCAAAACAAGATAGATATTTCCCTAACGATTTTTCTAAAGTATTGCCCATCGCCGTTCACGGAGATGCTGCAATTGCTGGTCAGGGAATTTTGTACGAAATTGTACAAATGGCGCAATTAGATGGATACAAAACTGGCGGAACAATTCATATTGTTATCAATAATCAAGTTGGTTTTACCACTAATTATATTGACGCGCGTTCTTCAAAGTATTGTACTGATGTTGCTAAGGTAACACTTTCACCAGTATTACACGTAAATGCTGATGATGCTGAAGCGGTGGTACACGCCATGTCTTTTGCCTTAGATTATAGAATGCAGTTTGGTCGTGATGTATTTATCGATTTGTTAGGATACAGAAAATATGGGCATAATGAAGGTGACGAACCTCGTTTTACACAACCGGTTCTTTATAAATTAATAGCGAAACATGAAAATCCAAGAGATATTTATGCTGATAAATTATTGGCTGCTGGAGTTATTGATGCCACTTACGTAAAAGGCTTGGAGGTAGAGTACAAGTCTAATCTTGAAGTGAATCTTGAAGAATCACGTAAAAAAGATTTGACGATAATTACTCCATTTATGCAAAATGAATGGCAAGGTTTTACAAGAGTTTCTAACGATGGAATGCTTGAAAAATTTGATACTTCTTACACTAAAGAAGGACTTACGGCTGTTGCAAATGCAGTGTGTAATTTACCATCAGATAAAAAGTTTATTAATAAAATTCAGAAACTAATCAACGATAGAAAAACAATGTTTTTCGACACTAATAAGTTAGATTGGGGAATGGCAGAGCATTTAGCGTACGGGTCATTGTTGCAGGAAGGATATGATGTTCGTATTTCTGGACAAGATGTAGAGCGTGGTACTTTTTCGCACCGTCATGCTGTTGTAAAAGTAGAAGATTCAGAGGAAGAGGTAACTCTTATAAATAGTTTAGAAGGTAAAAAAGGGAAGTTTAATATCTTCAACTCTTTACTGTCAGAATATGGTGTACTTGGTTTTGACTACGGTTATGCATTAGCAAATCCAAATACATTGACGATTTGGGAAGCACAGTTTGGAGATTTCTCTAATGGAGCCCAAATTATGATTGACCAATACATTTCTTGTGGCGAAGATAAATGGAACAACCAGAACGGAATTGTTTTGTTATTGCCTCACGGATATGAAGGGCAAGGAGCAGAGCATTCTTCTGCTAGAATGGAAAGATACTTACAGCTTTGTGCGAGACACAATATGTATGTTGCTGATTGTACAACGCCAGCGAACTTCTTTCACTTGTTAAGACGACAAATGAAAACAACTTTCCGTAAACCACTTGTTGTGTTTACACCAAAGAGTTTGTTGCGTGATCCAAGATGTGTATCTCCAATAGAAGATTTCACACAAGGAACTTTCCAAGAAACTTTCGATGATGAAACAGTAAATAAAGCGGAAGTGAAAACATTAGTTTTCTGTACTGGAAAATTCTATTATGATATCGTTGCCGAAAGAGAAATTAACGGTCGTAATGATGTTGCAGTGGTTAGAATTGAGCAATTGTTTCCACTTCCAGTAGAACAGTTGAAAGCTATTGTTGCTAAATATCCAAATGCTGATGATTATGTTTGGGCACAGGAAGAGCCTAAAAACATGGGGGCGTATAGTTATATGTTAATGAATTTTGACTTAGTCAAATGGAGATTAGCTTCGTTAAAAGCATACGCGGCACCAGCAGCAGGAAGTTATACAAGAGCAAAACGCCGTCACGCCGATGCGATTCAAATGGTATTTGATAAAGATTTATTTAGATAA
- a CDS encoding DUF4160 domain-containing protein: MPTDLVIDGFRFFFYSNEHLPKHIHIEKAEKTAKFNLENVELVKSSGFNSTQLKTMRNLVEVNQQLLIQKWDEFFSN; this comes from the coding sequence ATGCCAACGGACTTAGTGATTGATGGATTTCGATTTTTCTTTTATAGTAATGAGCATTTGCCAAAGCATATTCATATTGAGAAAGCAGAAAAGACTGCTAAATTTAATCTGGAAAATGTAGAATTAGTGAAATCTTCGGGATTTAATTCTACTCAATTAAAAACAATGCGTAATTTAGTAGAAGTAAATCAACAACTTTTAATACAAAAATGGGATGAGTTTTTCAGTAATTAG
- a CDS encoding DUF2442 domain-containing protein, translated as MSFSVISKSKNAVDIVFSENKMIVFLEDGRELAVPLEWFPRLRKATKEQLKKWRFIGKGEGVHWEEIDEDVSIENLLE; from the coding sequence ATGAGTTTTTCAGTAATTAGTAAATCAAAAAATGCAGTAGACATTGTTTTTTCTGAAAACAAAATGATTGTTTTCTTAGAAGATGGTCGAGAGCTCGCAGTTCCTTTGGAATGGTTTCCTAGATTAAGAAAAGCAACGAAAGAGCAGCTTAAAAAATGGAGATTCATCGGTAAAGGAGAAGGTGTTCATTGGGAAGAGATTGACGAAGATGTTTCGATTGAGAATTTATTAGAATAA
- the odhB gene encoding 2-oxoglutarate dehydrogenase complex dihydrolipoyllysine-residue succinyltransferase, giving the protein MILEMKVPSPGESIKEVEIATWLVKDGDYVEKDQAIAEVDSDKATLELPAEASGIITLKAEEGDAVAVGAVVCLIDTAAAKPAGDAPVAQAAKTVEAPKAEVKAEAQKAAPAPTYASGTPSPAARKILDEKNIAPASITGTGKDGRITKDDAVNAVPSMGTPTGGSRGSERTKLSMLRRKVAERLVAAKNETAMLTTFNEVNMTPINMIRNEYKDAFKAKHGGVGLGYMSFFTKAVTRALQLYPDVNSMMDGDHKIAFDFCDISIAVSGPKGLMVPVVRNAENLTFRGVEADIKRLAIKARDGQITVDDMTGGTFTITNGGVFGSMLSTPIINPPQSGILGMHNIIERPIAVNGKVEIHPMMYVALSYDHRIIDGRESVGFLVAVKEALENPMELLMENNPKKALEL; this is encoded by the coding sequence ATGATTTTAGAAATGAAAGTCCCATCACCAGGGGAATCAATCAAAGAAGTTGAAATTGCAACTTGGTTAGTAAAAGACGGAGACTATGTTGAGAAAGACCAAGCAATTGCTGAGGTTGATTCAGACAAAGCAACATTAGAATTGCCAGCAGAAGCAAGCGGAATTATTACATTGAAAGCAGAAGAAGGCGATGCTGTTGCAGTAGGAGCGGTAGTTTGCTTAATTGATACAGCAGCTGCAAAACCAGCTGGTGATGCACCAGTTGCTCAAGCTGCTAAAACAGTTGAAGCACCAAAAGCTGAAGTTAAAGCTGAAGCGCAAAAAGCAGCTCCAGCTCCAACCTATGCTTCTGGAACGCCATCTCCAGCAGCAAGAAAAATATTAGACGAGAAAAATATAGCGCCAGCTTCTATAACTGGAACTGGAAAAGACGGAAGAATTACTAAAGATGATGCTGTAAATGCAGTGCCATCAATGGGAACTCCTACTGGTGGATCTCGTGGTTCAGAAAGAACTAAATTATCAATGTTGCGTCGTAAAGTAGCTGAAAGATTAGTGGCTGCTAAAAACGAAACGGCTATGTTGACTACTTTCAATGAAGTAAACATGACGCCAATCAATATGATTCGTAATGAATATAAAGATGCGTTTAAAGCAAAACACGGTGGTGTAGGTCTTGGTTATATGTCTTTCTTTACAAAAGCGGTAACAAGAGCATTACAATTGTATCCAGATGTAAACTCAATGATGGATGGTGATCACAAGATTGCTTTCGATTTTTGCGATATTTCAATTGCAGTTTCAGGACCAAAAGGATTAATGGTTCCTGTTGTTCGCAATGCTGAAAATTTAACTTTCCGTGGTGTAGAAGCTGATATTAAAAGATTAGCTATTAAGGCACGTGACGGACAAATCACTGTTGATGATATGACAGGTGGAACTTTTACAATCACTAATGGTGGTGTATTTGGTTCTATGTTATCTACTCCAATTATCAATCCTCCACAATCAGGAATTCTTGGAATGCACAACATTATTGAGCGTCCTATTGCTGTAAATGGTAAAGTGGAAATTCACCCAATGATGTATGTGGCACTTTCTTATGACCATAGAATTATTGATGGTCGTGAGTCAGTAGGTTTCTTAGTTGCTGTAAAAGAAGCTTTAGAAAACCCAATGGAATTATTGATGGAAAACAATCCTAAAAAAGCTTTAGAATTGTAA
- a CDS encoding ThuA domain-containing protein yields MKIKLMLLPFILFVTVVFANPPIQKRVLVYTKNGKGFVHTNIATSVEALKKIGILNNLIVDVSEDPSVMTSEKLAKYNCLVFSNTNNEIFETEEQRRAFVSYIHNGGAFVGIHIASGSERNWPWFHEMIGGLFKRHPAFQSFEIKVIDKNHPSTVMLPEIWKKEDECYFMTELNPNSHVLLAADLRTVIDTEKEVYPGRVFGDYFPLAWCHQFEGARVFYTALGHADKDYLDPLFIKHLTGGILWALDKNSKKPNRNKKARI; encoded by the coding sequence ATGAAAATAAAATTAATGTTGCTGCCCTTTATCTTATTTGTAACTGTAGTATTTGCAAACCCACCTATTCAAAAACGCGTTTTAGTTTATACTAAAAACGGTAAAGGATTTGTACATACTAACATTGCTACTAGTGTTGAAGCCTTAAAGAAAATTGGAATACTAAACAATTTAATAGTAGATGTTTCAGAAGATCCTTCAGTCATGACTTCTGAAAAGTTAGCGAAGTATAATTGTCTTGTTTTTTCGAATACTAATAATGAAATATTTGAAACCGAAGAACAGCGCCGAGCTTTTGTGTCTTACATTCACAATGGTGGTGCTTTTGTAGGGATTCATATCGCTTCAGGTTCGGAGCGCAATTGGCCATGGTTTCACGAAATGATTGGTGGTTTGTTTAAAAGGCATCCTGCATTTCAATCATTCGAAATTAAAGTGATTGATAAAAATCATCCATCGACAGTTATGCTTCCTGAAATTTGGAAAAAAGAAGATGAATGTTATTTTATGACTGAACTCAACCCAAATAGTCACGTTTTATTAGCCGCTGATTTGAGAACCGTAATAGATACTGAAAAAGAAGTCTATCCTGGACGTGTATTTGGAGATTACTTTCCTTTAGCTTGGTGTCATCAGTTTGAAGGAGCTAGAGTGTTCTATACTGCTTTAGGGCATGCTGACAAAGATTATTTAGATCCTTTGTTTATTAAGCATCTTACGGGAGGAATCTTATGGGCATTAGATAAAAACTCAAAAAAGCCTAACAGGAATAAAAAAGCAAGAATTTAA
- a CDS encoding retropepsin-like aspartic protease, with protein MKNLHDILKKENYKKVKFKITKTQHLLIKAKINGVPGNFIVDTGASSSCIGFESVTLFLLQAQTSKTKASGAGATGMFTQIATDNNLQLGNWKDNSFDLVIFDLSHVNEALMQHKVKPVHGIIGADILMKGKAIVDYYNHYLYLLK; from the coding sequence ATGAAGAACCTACACGATATCCTTAAGAAAGAAAACTACAAGAAAGTAAAATTTAAGATTACTAAAACCCAGCATCTTTTGATAAAAGCCAAAATAAACGGTGTGCCAGGAAATTTTATTGTAGATACTGGTGCTTCCAGCAGCTGCATAGGTTTTGAAAGTGTAACTTTATTTTTATTACAAGCACAAACATCAAAAACTAAGGCCTCAGGTGCAGGAGCAACAGGGATGTTTACACAAATAGCTACAGATAATAACTTGCAATTAGGCAATTGGAAAGACAATTCTTTTGATCTGGTTATCTTTGATTTATCGCATGTAAATGAAGCACTAATGCAACATAAAGTCAAACCAGTTCATGGAATCATTGGCGCTGACATATTAATGAAAGGCAAAGCAATTGTAGATTATTACAACCACTATCTGTATTTACTAAAGTAA